DNA from Bordetella genomosp. 13:
TGCTGAGCCATCCGCAGATCAAGAGCGAAGTCCTGGGAGCCTGACCATGCTGAACATCTCCGCCCTGAACGTGGACCTGGCCGGCAACCGCATCCTGCGCGACGTCACGGCCAGCTTCGCCTCGTCGCGCACCATCGGCATCGTCGGGCGCAACGGCGCCGGCAAGACCACGCTGCTGCGCGCCATCATGGGATTGACGCGCGTGCGCTCGGGCCGCATCGACTTCGACGGCGCCGACCTGACCGCCCTGCCCGGCCACCGCCGCGCCGCGCTGCGGGTGGGCTACGCCCCCGAGGACCGCGTCATCTTCCCCACCATGACCGTCGAGGAGAACCTGCGCCTGCCCTGCGAAGTGCAGGGCCACGCGCGCGCCGACGTGGACGCGCGGCTGCAGGCCGTGCTGCGCGTGGTGCCTCAGATCGAGCCGATGCTCGGGCGCTCCGGCTCGGCGTTGTCCGGCGGACAGGGAAAGATAGTGGCGCTGGGCCGCGCCCTGATGGTGGGCACGCGGCTGTTGATGCTGGACGAGCCGTTCCAGGGCCTCGCGCCCAAACTGGCGCACGACTACACCGAGGCCCTTGCCCGTCTGAGGGAATGGCAGCCCGAGCTGTGCGTCGTCATCACCGAATCGAACGTGAAACTGCTGGGCGACATGCCCGACCAGATCTGGACCATAGAGCGTGGCTCGATCACGCTGAACTGACAACGATGGAGACTGACATGAGCAAGATGGTGATCAACGGCGAACGCGTGGCGGCGCAGGACGGACGCACGCTGGACGTGCTGTCGCCGGTCGACGGCGAGGTATTCGAGACCCTGCCGCGCGGCCAGGCCGCCGACGTGGACCTGGCCGTGCGCGCGGCGCGCGACGCGCTGGGCGGCGAATGGGGCCGCCTGTCCGCGCTGGAGCGCGGACGCCTGTTGCTGCGGCTGGGCGAGAAGGTGCTGGCGCACCACGAGGAACTGTCCCGCATCGAATCGCGCGACACCGGCAAGCCCATCTCCACCGCGCGCGCCGACATCACCGTGCTGGCGCGCTACTTCGAGTTCTATGGCGGCGCGGCGGACAAGGTGCACGGCCAGACCATTCCGTTCCAGCAGAACTACTCGGTGCAGCTGGTTCGAGAGCCCCTGGGCGTGACCGCGCACATCATCCCTTGGAACTACCCCGCGCAGATGTTCGGCCGCAGCGTGGCGCCCGCCCTGGCCATGGGCAATGCCGCCGTGGTGAAGCCCGCCGAGGACGCCTGCCTGTCGATCCTGCGCGTGGCCGAGCTGGCGCTCGAGGTCGGATTCCCGCCCGGCGCGCTGAACATCGTGACGGGGCTGGGCGAGGAAGCGGGCGCGGCGCTGTCGCGCCATCCCGGCATCAACTTCATCACCTTCACGGGGTCCAACGAGGTGGGCGTGCTGATCCAGCAGGCCGCCGCGGTGAACGCGGTGAAGTGCGTGCTGGAGCTGGGCGGCAAGTCCGCCCACATCGTGTTCGACGATGCGCGCGCCGAACTGGCCATACCCGCCATCGTCAAGGGCATCGTGCACAACACGGGCCAGACCTGCACCGCGGGCAGCCGGCTGCTGGTGCAGAAGGGCATCTACCCGCGCTTCATGGAGGCACTGGCGCAGGAGTTCTCGAAGGTGCGCGCGGGCACGCCGGACATGGACCTGACCTGCGGCCCCGTGGTGAACCGCGCGCAGTTCGAGCGCGTCAACCGCTACATCGCAAAGGGCCTGGCCGACGGCATGAAGGTCGTGGCCGAGGGCAGGATCGCCGACGGCGTTCCATCGGGCGGGTACTTCGTCAAGCCCACGCTGTTCAGCGCCGCCAGCCACGACAGCGACCTCTTCACGCAGGAAATCTTCGGCCCGGTGCTGGTGTCGGTGCCGTTCGAGGACGAGGCCGAGGCCATCCGCCTGGCCAACGCCACGGACTACGGCCTGCTGGGCGCCGTGTGGACCGAGAACGGCGGCCGCCAGCAGCGCGTGGCGCGCGGCATCCAGTGCGGCCAGGTCTACATCAACGGCTTCGGCGCGGGCGGCGGCGTCGAACTGCCCTTCGGCGGCGTGAAGAAGAGCGGCCACGGCCGCGAGAAAGGCTTCATCGCGCTCGAAGAGATGAGCACGACCAAGACCATCATTCAATACTACGGCGCCTGAGCGCGCGCATACGGAGACACTCATGGGTCAACTGCAAGGCAAGGTCGCCATCGTCACGGGCGCGGGCGGCGGCTTCGGCGAAGGCATCGCGCGGCTCTACGCGCAGGAAGGCGCCAAGGTGGTCGTGGCGGACATCAAGAAAGACGCGGCCGACCGCGTCGCCGGCGACCTGGGCGATGCCGCCCTGTCCATCGAGGCCGACGTGTCGCGCCGCACTGACATCGACGCGGTGGTGCGCGCCGCGCGGGAGAGGTTCGGCGCCGTGGACGTCGTGGTGAACAACGCGGCCATCACCCACAAGAACCAGCCCATGCTGGACGTGGACGAGGCCACCTTCGACCGCATGTTCGAGGTCAACGTCAAGTCCATTTACCACATGGCGCAGGCCGTGGTCCCGGTGATGCGCAGCCAGGGCGGCGGCGTCATCCTGAACATCGGCTCGACCGCGGGCATACGGCCTCGTCCCGGGCTGAGCTGGTACAACGCCTCGAAAGGCGCGGTGAACGTGCTGTCCAAGTCGATGGCCGTCGAGCTCGGCCCCGAGAAGATCCGGGTCAACGCCATCTGCCCCGTGATGGGCGTGACCGGCATGTTCGAACTGTTCATGGGCCTGCCCGACACGCCGGAGAACCGCGCGAAGTTCCAGTCCACCATCCCGCTGG
Protein-coding regions in this window:
- a CDS encoding ABC transporter ATP-binding protein, whose protein sequence is MLNISALNVDLAGNRILRDVTASFASSRTIGIVGRNGAGKTTLLRAIMGLTRVRSGRIDFDGADLTALPGHRRAALRVGYAPEDRVIFPTMTVEENLRLPCEVQGHARADVDARLQAVLRVVPQIEPMLGRSGSALSGGQGKIVALGRALMVGTRLLMLDEPFQGLAPKLAHDYTEALARLREWQPELCVVITESNVKLLGDMPDQIWTIERGSITLN
- a CDS encoding aldehyde dehydrogenase family protein is translated as MSKMVINGERVAAQDGRTLDVLSPVDGEVFETLPRGQAADVDLAVRAARDALGGEWGRLSALERGRLLLRLGEKVLAHHEELSRIESRDTGKPISTARADITVLARYFEFYGGAADKVHGQTIPFQQNYSVQLVREPLGVTAHIIPWNYPAQMFGRSVAPALAMGNAAVVKPAEDACLSILRVAELALEVGFPPGALNIVTGLGEEAGAALSRHPGINFITFTGSNEVGVLIQQAAAVNAVKCVLELGGKSAHIVFDDARAELAIPAIVKGIVHNTGQTCTAGSRLLVQKGIYPRFMEALAQEFSKVRAGTPDMDLTCGPVVNRAQFERVNRYIAKGLADGMKVVAEGRIADGVPSGGYFVKPTLFSAASHDSDLFTQEIFGPVLVSVPFEDEAEAIRLANATDYGLLGAVWTENGGRQQRVARGIQCGQVYINGFGAGGGVELPFGGVKKSGHGREKGFIALEEMSTTKTIIQYYGA
- a CDS encoding glucose 1-dehydrogenase, which encodes MGQLQGKVAIVTGAGGGFGEGIARLYAQEGAKVVVADIKKDAADRVAGDLGDAALSIEADVSRRTDIDAVVRAARERFGAVDVVVNNAAITHKNQPMLDVDEATFDRMFEVNVKSIYHMAQAVVPVMRSQGGGVILNIGSTAGIRPRPGLSWYNASKGAVNVLSKSMAVELGPEKIRVNAICPVMGVTGMFELFMGLPDTPENRAKFQSTIPLGRFCQPSDVAAAALFLASDAAEFITGIEFPVDGGRTI